A stretch of Longimicrobium terrae DNA encodes these proteins:
- a CDS encoding tetratricopeptide repeat protein, with protein MANAAASKLRDQARAAENKDNWREAANLYRQVLEESPAEEVDIALWNRVGDLHLRVNETDRAVEAYEHAVNAYTDSGLYNNAIALCRKILRAVPGRAAIYHRLGQISAAAGFVADARQNFLEYAERMKRAGRPDDSFEALREFADLSQDVEVRRLLADQLLSHGKSAEAVEQMRILLGAAEQRGDEDSAAHIRDQIRAIDPEADVSPLLRDRTTAVDEFRHALHDGTRLEPLVAGLSHGAGVAAVAGLEPTSVVDAPLAGLESTALDTADSARGGVDTGGLQIEHTSLDLPEFAGGMDADDLGSDLLDAEDRASRLDAGETGEAPRFGHEEDESLYDLPAMDGDDGLLDEDEDGGELPLMDFGEGSAGTDLPLLSFGDEPPAPRAPEPVDPLPQLREQVAAAPADADARDALVRELRARGLGHEVDEVLENAHRALAAQGMYLEAVAPITALIGLRPGDPLLLQKRVEYAFRSGRPEPQVEAYLGLARHMAATGSAIKAAAVFRRVLELDPHNVEARQGAAAAGPPLAAPAAIPAPPPPAPVAPPRPAAPPAPEYVDLGALIMDEEEGEPTTRFIVEEREPSGDEDRDFSEMLASFRQKVAENIEVEDSASHYDLGVAFMEMGLVDEAIAEFQVALRGGSNPLATLEVLGQCFVDKQQYAVAGRVLDRALKLPTSADGDLVGVLYLLGRIQESTGRPEHALEYYERVVSVDIRFRDTSARVERLRRERGAA; from the coding sequence ATGGCGAACGCAGCAGCATCAAAGCTTCGGGACCAGGCCCGCGCCGCGGAGAACAAGGACAACTGGCGCGAGGCGGCCAACCTGTATCGCCAGGTTCTGGAGGAGTCGCCCGCCGAAGAGGTGGACATCGCCCTCTGGAACCGCGTGGGCGACCTGCACCTGCGCGTCAACGAGACGGACCGCGCGGTGGAGGCGTACGAGCACGCCGTGAACGCGTACACGGACTCGGGGCTCTACAACAACGCCATCGCGCTCTGCCGCAAGATCCTGCGCGCCGTTCCCGGCCGCGCGGCCATCTACCACCGCCTGGGCCAGATCAGCGCCGCCGCCGGCTTCGTGGCCGACGCGCGCCAGAACTTTCTGGAATACGCCGAGCGGATGAAGCGCGCCGGCCGCCCCGACGATTCGTTCGAGGCGCTGCGCGAGTTCGCCGACCTGTCGCAGGACGTGGAAGTCCGCCGCCTGCTGGCAGACCAGCTGCTGAGCCACGGCAAGAGCGCCGAGGCGGTGGAGCAGATGCGCATCCTCCTGGGCGCCGCCGAGCAGCGTGGGGACGAGGATTCGGCCGCGCACATCCGCGACCAGATCCGCGCCATCGATCCCGAGGCGGACGTTTCGCCGCTGCTGCGCGACCGCACCACCGCCGTGGACGAGTTCCGCCACGCGCTGCACGACGGCACCCGGCTGGAGCCGCTGGTGGCCGGCCTGTCGCACGGGGCCGGGGTGGCCGCCGTGGCCGGCCTGGAGCCGACGTCGGTGGTGGACGCGCCGCTGGCCGGGCTGGAATCCACCGCGCTCGACACGGCGGATTCCGCGCGCGGCGGCGTGGACACGGGCGGGCTGCAGATCGAGCACACCTCGCTGGATCTGCCGGAGTTCGCCGGCGGGATGGACGCGGACGACCTGGGCAGCGACCTGCTGGACGCCGAGGACCGCGCCAGCCGGCTGGACGCGGGGGAGACAGGCGAGGCCCCGCGCTTCGGTCACGAGGAGGACGAAAGCCTGTACGACCTCCCCGCGATGGACGGGGATGACGGGCTGCTGGACGAGGATGAGGACGGCGGCGAGCTGCCGCTGATGGACTTTGGCGAGGGCTCCGCCGGCACGGACCTGCCGCTCCTGAGCTTCGGCGACGAGCCGCCCGCGCCCCGCGCGCCGGAGCCGGTGGACCCGCTGCCGCAGCTGCGCGAGCAGGTGGCCGCCGCCCCGGCGGACGCGGATGCCCGCGACGCGCTGGTGCGCGAACTGCGCGCCCGCGGACTGGGGCACGAGGTGGACGAGGTGCTGGAGAACGCCCACCGTGCGCTGGCCGCGCAGGGGATGTACCTGGAGGCGGTGGCGCCCATCACCGCGCTCATCGGCCTGCGCCCGGGCGATCCGCTGCTGCTGCAGAAGCGGGTGGAGTACGCCTTCCGCAGCGGCCGCCCGGAGCCGCAGGTGGAAGCCTACCTGGGCCTCGCCCGGCACATGGCCGCGACGGGAAGCGCCATCAAGGCTGCGGCCGTCTTTCGCCGCGTGCTGGAACTGGACCCGCACAACGTGGAGGCCCGCCAGGGCGCCGCGGCGGCCGGTCCTCCGCTCGCCGCGCCCGCCGCCATCCCCGCCCCGCCGCCTCCCGCGCCCGTGGCCCCGCCCCGGCCCGCAGCCCCGCCCGCGCCGGAGTACGTGGACCTGGGCGCCCTCATCATGGACGAGGAAGAGGGCGAGCCCACCACGCGCTTCATCGTGGAGGAGCGGGAGCCCAGCGGCGACGAGGACCGCGACTTCAGCGAGATGCTGGCGAGCTTCCGGCAGAAGGTGGCCGAGAACATCGAGGTGGAGGACAGCGCCAGCCACTACGACCTGGGCGTGGCCTTCATGGAGATGGGGCTGGTGGACGAGGCCATCGCCGAGTTCCAGGTGGCGCTGCGCGGCGGCAGCAACCCGCTGGCCACTCTGGAGGTGCTGGGCCAGTGCTTCGTGGACAAGCAGCAGTACGCCGTGGCCGGCCGCGTGCTGGACCGGGCGCTCAAGCTGCCCACCTCCGCGGACGGCGACCTGGTAGGCGTGCTGTACCTGCTGGGCCGCATCCAGGAGTCCACCGGGCGCCCCGAGCACGCGCTGGAGTACTACGAGCGCGTGGTGTCGGTCGACATCCGCTTTCGCGACACCTCGGCGCGAGTAGAGCGCCTGCGCCGCGAGCGGGGCGCGGCGTGA
- a CDS encoding polyprenyl synthetase family protein, whose translation MSARTAVPHLADIQGPIQGRLDAVVDEIRRIVVSDFAPVETVNEYLMKIRGKLFRPGLMLLCDELNGAPTPHAETLAAIIELVHLATLVHDDAVDHSVLRRGMPTVNALWSHQVAIIMGDYLYSRSISEITRLGNIEYIQVIAEAATAMTVGEMRQLSSHDALDFSEADYNRLIEAKTASLMAAACELGALTGAPEHRDRLRTFGHELGMAFQVADDLLDYTADSAVTGKPTGLDLREHKVTLPLIHALPLFSAQERARVDALFADPEPSDESIAEVVRAVRDRGGLDFAHGRALEYAQRAERALEGLPEGPALEALRAGIVYAIERRR comes from the coding sequence ATGAGCGCGCGCACCGCCGTCCCCCACCTTGCCGACATCCAGGGTCCCATTCAGGGGCGCCTGGATGCCGTCGTCGACGAAATCCGGCGCATCGTGGTGTCGGACTTCGCCCCGGTGGAAACGGTCAACGAGTACCTGATGAAGATCCGGGGCAAGCTGTTCCGCCCCGGGCTGATGCTGCTGTGCGACGAGCTGAACGGCGCGCCCACGCCGCACGCCGAAACGCTTGCCGCCATCATCGAGCTCGTTCACCTGGCCACGCTGGTGCACGACGACGCGGTGGACCACTCGGTGCTGCGCCGCGGCATGCCCACGGTGAACGCGCTGTGGAGCCACCAGGTCGCCATCATCATGGGCGACTACCTGTACTCGCGCTCCATCAGCGAAATCACGCGGCTGGGCAACATCGAGTACATCCAGGTCATTGCCGAAGCCGCCACCGCCATGACGGTGGGCGAGATGCGCCAGCTTTCGTCGCACGACGCGCTGGACTTCAGCGAGGCGGACTACAACCGGCTGATCGAGGCCAAGACCGCGTCGCTGATGGCCGCGGCGTGCGAGCTGGGCGCGCTTACGGGCGCGCCGGAGCACCGCGACCGGCTGCGCACCTTCGGGCACGAGCTGGGGATGGCGTTTCAGGTGGCGGACGACCTGCTGGACTACACGGCGGACTCGGCGGTCACGGGCAAGCCCACGGGGCTGGACCTGCGCGAGCACAAGGTGACGCTCCCGCTGATCCACGCCCTGCCGCTGTTCTCCGCGCAGGAGCGGGCGCGGGTGGATGCGCTGTTCGCCGATCCGGAGCCCAGCGACGAGTCCATCGCCGAGGTGGTGCGGGCCGTGCGCGACCGCGGCGGGCTGGATTTCGCGCACGGGCGCGCGCTGGAGTACGCGCAGCGCGCCGAGCGGGCGCTGGAAGGGCTGCCGGAAGGACCCGCGCTGGAAGCGCTTCGGGCGGGCATCGTATACGCCATTGAACGGCGTCGCTGA